The following are encoded together in the Anaerostipes caccae L1-92 genome:
- a CDS encoding PTS system mannose/fructose/sorbose family transporter subunit IID: MTISLMQAILLGLFCGIAKCCIPYTTGAFMFNTVIFNAVIIGAVMGDMTQAMIIGASLQLIYLGVISAGGNQPTDPCLASYVAIPVAMVSGLNTTAAVALAVPVGLLGAQLMNLDYLLNGFFAQRGDTFAEKGDAAGMTRWSVIYCGIIRALMFAVPVATALYFGSGALQGILDDIPKFVTNGLSAMGACLPAVGFAIIANLISKPRYMPFFFAGFFLIQYTKIGTIPLLLAGLFLTFLYITFTIKDYKGEAEDEDDEDEEEEEYDETIKLLGKKDIFHAWMRWWIGAEVGHSFERMQAPSFCTALVPALKKFYPGEENKEHYCEALKRHMTFFNTEAHWGGGPILGLTLAMEEKKSQNYDVIPGEVVMNLKTGLMGPLAGIGDTISWSTLMYLFIGLFLPLAKQGNPLGGIGPVVCLTVVCFCIGYFLTSKCYTFGYSFAENMLKSGLVNMIIAGASILGLFMMGGLASTYVTVSTPLKFATSAYTTTLQSIFDSIIPGLLPLAVVLCVWGYLAKVKRNYFAATLGLTIVSLILGCLGIII; encoded by the coding sequence ATGACGATTTCATTAATGCAGGCTATATTGCTGGGTTTGTTCTGCGGCATAGCCAAATGCTGCATTCCCTATACGACAGGGGCCTTTATGTTCAACACTGTAATTTTTAATGCTGTCATTATCGGTGCTGTCATGGGAGACATGACACAGGCAATGATCATCGGTGCGTCTCTGCAGCTGATTTACCTGGGTGTCATTTCCGCCGGCGGAAATCAGCCCACAGATCCATGTCTGGCTTCCTATGTTGCAATTCCGGTTGCTATGGTTTCCGGACTTAATACAACAGCTGCGGTTGCCCTGGCAGTGCCGGTAGGACTTCTGGGAGCACAGCTGATGAATCTTGACTATCTGCTGAATGGATTTTTTGCCCAGAGAGGAGATACCTTTGCGGAAAAAGGTGATGCAGCAGGAATGACAAGGTGGTCTGTTATTTACTGCGGCATTATCAGAGCTTTAATGTTTGCAGTGCCCGTGGCGACTGCCCTTTATTTTGGAAGCGGTGCATTACAGGGAATCCTGGATGATATTCCGAAGTTCGTAACAAATGGACTTTCTGCCATGGGAGCATGTCTGCCTGCTGTAGGATTTGCAATCATAGCAAATCTAATCTCCAAACCGAGGTACATGCCGTTTTTCTTTGCAGGTTTCTTCCTGATCCAATATACAAAAATCGGAACAATTCCATTGCTTCTGGCCGGACTCTTTCTTACATTCCTCTATATTACATTTACTATAAAGGATTATAAAGGAGAGGCAGAAGATGAGGATGACGAGGATGAAGAGGAAGAAGAATACGATGAGACAATAAAACTGCTCGGAAAAAAAGACATATTCCATGCATGGATGCGCTGGTGGATCGGTGCAGAAGTCGGACACAGCTTTGAAAGAATGCAGGCGCCTAGTTTTTGTACAGCGCTGGTGCCGGCACTGAAAAAATTCTATCCGGGAGAAGAGAATAAAGAGCATTACTGTGAAGCACTGAAACGCCATATGACATTTTTTAACACAGAGGCTCACTGGGGCGGCGGCCCAATTCTTGGACTGACTCTGGCAATGGAAGAGAAGAAGTCACAAAATTATGATGTAATACCGGGTGAAGTGGTAATGAATCTTAAGACAGGCCTGATGGGGCCGCTGGCCGGAATCGGCGATACCATTTCCTGGTCCACCCTCATGTATCTGTTTATCGGATTGTTCCTGCCCCTTGCAAAACAGGGAAATCCCCTGGGAGGAATTGGACCGGTCGTATGCTTAACTGTTGTCTGTTTTTGTATCGGCTACTTTCTGACCTCCAAATGTTATACGTTTGGATACTCTTTTGCGGAAAATATGCTGAAATCCGGACTGGTCAATATGATCATTGCAGGAGCAAGCATCTTAGGTCTGTTTATGATGGGAGGCCTTGCCTCAACTTATGTTACGGTGTCCACACCGTTAAAATTCGCAACCAGTGCGTACACAACGACTCTGCAGTCTATCTTCGACTCTATTATACCCGGCCTTCTTCCTCTGGCTGTAGTGTTATGCGTATGGGGATACCTTGCAAAGGTCAAGAGAAATTATTTTGCGGCCACTCTGGGGCTGACCATTGTTTCACTCATTTTAGGATGTCTAGGGATAATTATATAA
- a CDS encoding PTS sugar transporter subunit IIB, with protein sequence MAKKLAVRVDDRLIHGQVVTQWVKVFHAQKIVVIDDQVAIDKMQKSILKFAAPPDLKVSILSVEKAAEAWKKNKFGSGNVFVLFRDVKQIAKLQEAGVSFDEITIGQMAVIHDRKQIYKQVGLSESEAQTLMDIEKSGVKLCFQMQPTDRKESLEIMRKTFPNLH encoded by the coding sequence ATGGCGAAAAAATTAGCAGTCAGAGTTGATGACCGCCTGATCCACGGACAAGTGGTTACCCAGTGGGTGAAAGTCTTTCATGCACAGAAAATCGTTGTCATTGATGATCAGGTGGCGATAGATAAAATGCAGAAAAGTATACTGAAATTTGCAGCGCCGCCGGACTTGAAAGTCAGTATTTTATCCGTAGAGAAGGCAGCGGAAGCCTGGAAGAAAAATAAGTTTGGCTCCGGAAATGTGTTCGTATTATTCCGGGATGTAAAGCAAATAGCTAAACTCCAGGAAGCAGGCGTATCTTTTGATGAGATTACCATCGGCCAGATGGCAGTCATTCATGACAGAAAACAGATTTACAAGCAGGTAGGACTCTCAGAAAGTGAAGCACAGACCCTGATGGACATTGAAAAGAGCGGGGTGAAGCTGTGTTTCCAGATGCAGCCAACTGACAGGAAAGAGTCTTTGGAAATTATGAGGAAGACATTTCCGAATCTTCATTAA
- a CDS encoding zinc-dependent alcohol dehydrogenase codes for MSEGKMRFGCLVKKGVAEVRERDLPEIGEYDVLLKMKACNICTTDYGQWLGLREHQGYPMAGGHEAAGIVQKVGSKVADFKIGDLVATGYEGCGNCSACRNGQVDQCEDIRKDTEDGYRWGFFGFSDYCVKSVRGIYKIAASVNPAEAGFLEPLATVLHGAKKLRLKPFDTVAVIGAGTMGLINAQVAKAYGCRVIVSEMIPKKLETARAMGFEVIDCNQADPVEEVKRLTEGKGTDAVIAAVGVTAANDQGLKMIKEKDGKLLLFAAGYPAPELHIDSNEMHYRRMELIGTFGADNEDFQEAARALSTGVVDVSKLIEEKTFKLDQIQEAFEEASKPGMYRVSVLLDQQ; via the coding sequence ATGAGCGAAGGGAAAATGAGATTCGGATGTTTAGTAAAAAAAGGTGTGGCAGAAGTCAGGGAAAGAGATTTGCCGGAAATCGGTGAGTATGATGTCCTTTTGAAAATGAAAGCCTGCAACATCTGCACTACAGACTACGGACAATGGCTTGGCTTGAGAGAGCACCAGGGATATCCGATGGCAGGAGGACATGAGGCTGCCGGTATCGTACAGAAAGTCGGATCCAAGGTGGCTGATTTTAAAATCGGTGATCTGGTTGCAACGGGATATGAAGGCTGCGGAAACTGTTCTGCCTGCCGGAACGGACAGGTGGATCAGTGTGAAGACATCAGAAAAGACACGGAAGACGGATACCGCTGGGGCTTCTTCGGATTTTCAGACTATTGTGTGAAAAGTGTGCGGGGCATTTACAAAATAGCAGCTTCTGTGAACCCGGCTGAGGCAGGATTTTTAGAACCGCTGGCTACAGTACTCCACGGGGCAAAAAAATTAAGGCTGAAGCCATTTGATACTGTGGCCGTCATTGGGGCAGGAACGATGGGGCTGATCAATGCACAGGTGGCAAAGGCTTATGGATGCCGTGTGATTGTATCAGAAATGATTCCGAAGAAACTTGAGACTGCCAGGGCTATGGGATTTGAGGTCATTGACTGTAATCAGGCGGATCCTGTGGAGGAAGTAAAAAGGCTGACAGAAGGAAAGGGAACGGATGCTGTTATCGCTGCTGTAGGAGTCACAGCGGCTAATGATCAGGGTCTGAAAATGATCAAAGAAAAAGACGGTAAACTGCTGCTGTTTGCGGCCGGCTATCCGGCACCGGAATTACATATTGATTCCAATGAAATGCATTACCGCAGGATGGAACTGATCGGAACCTTTGGCGCAGACAATGAAGATTTCCAGGAAGCTGCGAGAGCACTTAGCACAGGAGTTGTAGATGTATCTAAGCTAATTGAAGAAAAAACGTTCAAATTAGATCAGATCCAGGAAGCATTTGAAGAGGCAAGCAAGCCGGGAATGTATAGGGTAAGTGTCTTATTGGATCAGCAGTAA